One part of the Clostridium thermosuccinogenes genome encodes these proteins:
- the hypE gene encoding hydrogenase expression/formation protein HypE, translated as MKDIITLAHGSGGKLTHELVREIFNKHFANDTLLQGNDATCFDVPQGKIAFTTDSFVISPVFFKGGNIGKLSVCGTVNDLAACGAHPMYLSCGFIIEEGFPLADLERIAASMGETARECGVKIVAGDTKVVQKGAADKVFINTSGIGVVPAGINISGSNAKPGDKVIITGYIGDHGCSILLEREGLDISSDIQSDCAPLSGMMGEVLAAASDVHVLRDPTRGGLGTTLNEIAIQSNVGIRIFEEKIPVRNEVRGVCELLGMDPLYMANEGKMIIIAPEASVNTILEVLKKQRYGVDSCVIGEVIDTPAKRVVMKTVTGGSRIVDMLTGDQLPRIC; from the coding sequence ATGAAAGATATAATCACCCTCGCCCATGGAAGCGGGGGTAAACTTACCCATGAATTAGTAAGAGAAATATTTAACAAGCATTTTGCCAATGATACCCTGCTGCAGGGTAATGATGCAACCTGCTTTGATGTTCCGCAGGGGAAAATTGCGTTTACCACCGATTCCTTTGTCATCAGTCCTGTTTTCTTCAAGGGGGGAAACATAGGAAAGCTTTCCGTATGCGGGACGGTGAATGATTTGGCTGCCTGCGGAGCCCACCCCATGTATTTGAGCTGCGGCTTTATTATAGAAGAAGGATTTCCCCTTGCAGACCTGGAGAGGATAGCGGCATCCATGGGAGAGACGGCCCGGGAATGCGGCGTGAAAATTGTTGCCGGGGACACCAAGGTTGTGCAGAAGGGCGCTGCGGATAAGGTTTTCATAAATACATCCGGCATCGGAGTTGTTCCTGCCGGCATAAATATATCCGGGTCCAATGCCAAACCCGGCGATAAAGTCATAATAACAGGATATATAGGCGATCACGGCTGCTCCATCCTTTTGGAAAGGGAGGGCCTGGATATTTCGTCGGATATTCAAAGTGACTGTGCTCCCTTAAGCGGGATGATGGGAGAAGTCCTGGCAGCGGCAAGCGATGTGCATGTTTTGAGAGATCCGACCCGAGGCGGCCTGGGAACCACATTAAATGAGATTGCCATCCAGAGCAATGTGGGCATACGTATATTTGAAGAAAAAATACCTGTAAGGAATGAAGTCAGGGGGGTATGTGAACTGCTGGGAATGGACCCGCTGTATATGGCCAACGAAGGAAAGATGATCATCATTGCTCCGGAAGCTTCTGTAAATACCATTTTGGAAGTCCTGAAAAAGCAAAGGTATGGGGTTGACTCCTGTGTGATAGGGGAGGTTATCGATACCCCGGCCAAAAGGGTTGTTATGAAAACTGTGACCGGCGGCAGCAGGATAGTGGACATGCTGACGGGGGATCAGCTGCCGAGGATTTGCTGA
- a CDS encoding class I SAM-dependent methyltransferase — protein sequence MMMSNINNASMLRQQYKDDSNLDIRIKLHQKYSTNKYGYTNWMFDLYEFFDGCKVLELGCGNGSMWENRMEKLPAGTSLVLSDISEGMIEIVKEKFKDYSFVSTELIDIQDIPYPDNTFDIVIANSMLYHVPDLQKAISEVYRVLKPGGKFYATTTGVNGMQKYLYDRFQEFKPQLNAFSQPFPFNLQNGKEILGKSFSKVDKYEYEDSLEITETADLMNWIYSSLLMLRIDKNDLEGLDEFFENCKDERGVIKIPKEAGMFVSSK from the coding sequence ATGATGATGTCCAATATTAATAATGCTTCAATGTTAAGACAGCAATATAAGGATGACAGCAACTTAGATATCAGGATTAAGTTGCACCAAAAATACAGCACCAACAAATATGGGTACACCAATTGGATGTTCGATTTATATGAATTTTTCGATGGATGCAAGGTTTTGGAGCTGGGATGCGGAAACGGAAGCATGTGGGAGAACAGAATGGAGAAGCTGCCTGCCGGAACCAGCCTTGTCCTTTCCGACATTTCCGAAGGTATGATAGAGATTGTCAAAGAGAAATTCAAAGATTATTCTTTTGTCTCAACGGAGCTGATAGATATTCAGGATATACCTTATCCCGATAATACATTTGATATAGTAATAGCAAATTCCATGCTTTATCACGTTCCTGACTTGCAAAAGGCGATATCGGAAGTTTATCGTGTCTTGAAGCCGGGCGGTAAATTTTATGCCACAACTACAGGAGTGAATGGAATGCAAAAATATCTATATGATAGGTTTCAGGAGTTTAAACCTCAGTTAAATGCCTTCAGCCAGCCGTTTCCCTTTAATCTGCAAAACGGAAAGGAGATATTAGGCAAGAGCTTTTCAAAGGTAGATAAGTATGAGTATGAAGATTCGTTGGAAATAACAGAAACGGCAGACTTGATGAATTGGATATATTCCTCGTTGCTAATGTTGAGGATTGATAAGAATGATTTGGAAGGCCTTGATGAATTCTTCGAAAACTGCAAGGACGAAAGGGGAGTAATCAAAATCCCAAAGGAAGCCGGCATGTTTGTGTCTTCAAAATAA
- a CDS encoding zinc-binding dehydrogenase codes for MKGFGVLEKGKVGWMEKPDYVCGPDDAIVRPLAISPCSSDVHSAYEMEGPHLKNRILGHECVGEVIEVGANVKDFKVGDRVAIPCTTPTWKHPDIQDGTHQDAGGLFTAINFSNYEDGTFANQVKVRSADMNLGLIPQGVSLESAVMATDMMTTGFYGSELADVKFGDTVVVFGIGPVGLMAVAGAKLRGAGRLIAVGTRPNCVELAKEYGATDIVSYKDGDLIEQIMKLTGGKGADAAIVAGGGAEALNNAIAVVKAGGGNVAMLEVITETEVLSIPNAYIAGFLSHKTIKGGLCPGGRKRIERLLSMIKAGRVDPSRMITHRFKGLESIEDAFYLMAKKPKDLIKPIVIME; via the coding sequence ATGAAAGGATTTGGAGTATTAGAAAAAGGCAAAGTAGGTTGGATGGAAAAACCAGACTATGTTTGTGGTCCTGACGATGCTATAGTTCGCCCTCTTGCGATTTCACCCTGTTCTTCCGACGTTCACTCGGCCTATGAGATGGAAGGACCACACTTGAAGAATAGAATACTCGGTCATGAATGTGTTGGAGAAGTAATAGAAGTCGGCGCCAATGTAAAAGACTTCAAGGTTGGCGACAGGGTTGCGATCCCATGTACCACTCCCACATGGAAGCATCCCGATATTCAGGATGGAACGCACCAGGATGCAGGTGGCTTGTTTACTGCCATAAATTTCTCAAATTATGAGGATGGAACTTTTGCAAATCAGGTAAAAGTTCGTTCTGCTGATATGAATCTGGGATTGATCCCCCAAGGTGTATCTCTCGAGTCCGCTGTTATGGCAACAGATATGATGACCACCGGATTTTACGGCTCTGAGCTGGCAGACGTGAAATTTGGGGACACTGTGGTGGTCTTTGGAATCGGACCTGTTGGTTTGATGGCCGTAGCAGGCGCAAAATTACGTGGGGCCGGAAGGTTAATTGCTGTTGGAACAAGACCTAATTGCGTGGAGCTTGCAAAAGAGTATGGAGCAACAGACATAGTAAGCTACAAAGATGGTGACCTTATTGAGCAGATTATGAAGCTTACTGGCGGTAAGGGTGCTGATGCTGCCATTGTTGCAGGCGGAGGTGCTGAAGCTCTGAACAATGCCATAGCTGTAGTAAAAGCCGGAGGAGGAAATGTGGCAATGCTTGAGGTTATCACTGAAACTGAAGTATTGAGCATCCCTAATGCATATATTGCAGGATTCCTATCCCATAAGACCATAAAAGGAGGCCTCTGCCCTGGCGGAAGAAAGAGAATTGAAAGACTCCTTTCCATGATAAAGGCAGGAAGGGTTGATCCCAGCAGAATGATAACTCATAGATTTAAGGGACTTGAATCAATTGAAGACGCCTTTTATCTCATGGCGAAAAAGCCAAAAGACCTTATAAAACCAATTGTGATAATGGAATAG
- a CDS encoding RNA polymerase sigma factor — translation MEDLQIIELYNARIETAISETDSKYGRMLHGIALNILSNHWDSEEVVNDTYVKAWNAIPPEKPKSLGAYLGRITRNLSINRWHEQRAKKRYNGAEMLLSELSECVPATKTVEAAVEVKQLAWAIDRWLGTLSTDNRVLFLRRYWFGDAVDLLAKECGTSANKMAGRLYRLRQSLKKALEMEGISI, via the coding sequence ATGGAGGACTTGCAAATTATTGAGCTGTATAATGCTCGCATTGAAACCGCGATCAGTGAAACCGATTCTAAGTATGGTCGGATGCTTCATGGGATTGCGTTGAATATCCTGTCCAATCATTGGGACAGCGAGGAAGTTGTTAATGATACTTATGTAAAAGCATGGAATGCCATTCCTCCGGAAAAACCAAAATCTCTTGGTGCATACCTCGGGAGAATCACCCGTAACCTTTCAATTAACCGTTGGCATGAGCAAAGAGCCAAAAAGCGGTACAATGGCGCGGAAATGCTGCTTTCCGAGCTTAGTGAATGCGTCCCCGCAACTAAAACCGTAGAAGCTGCGGTCGAAGTAAAGCAGCTGGCATGGGCAATTGACCGTTGGCTGGGCACATTGTCCACCGACAACCGTGTTCTGTTTCTGCGGCGTTACTGGTTTGGAGATGCTGTAGATTTGCTGGCCAAGGAATGTGGAACATCGGCAAATAAGATGGCAGGACGCTTGTATCGTTTGCGGCAGAGTCTGAAAAAGGCCTTGGAAATGGAGGGGATTTCGATATGA
- a CDS encoding type II toxin-antitoxin system RelE/ParE family toxin translates to MKWQVEYYKKKDGSIPVLDYLLSLDTKMRAKVFSEIELLEKHGPKLREPYVKAIKGEQYKGLFELRVKFASNISRIFYFTYRQNTFVLLHGFTKKTEKTPQRELDRALRYKEDYERRCDDE, encoded by the coding sequence ATGAAGTGGCAAGTGGAATACTACAAAAAGAAAGATGGAAGTATACCTGTCCTTGATTATTTGCTTTCATTAGATACTAAAATGCGAGCAAAAGTCTTTAGTGAAATAGAACTGCTTGAAAAACATGGACCTAAGTTGAGAGAGCCTTACGTAAAGGCTATAAAAGGTGAACAGTACAAAGGGCTTTTTGAACTGAGAGTAAAATTTGCGTCAAATATTAGCCGAATATTCTATTTTACATACCGGCAAAATACCTTTGTACTACTCCATGGATTTACGAAAAAAACTGAAAAAACACCACAAAGGGAGCTTGACCGGGCACTGCGTTATAAAGAAGATTATGAAAGAAGGTGTGATGATGAGTAA
- a CDS encoding helix-turn-helix transcriptional regulator, producing MSKAGIKFSEVKELLMKDEEFKTEYEKLKPRYDIISQIIEARTSQNITQEELALRVGTQKSNISRLESGTYNPSLDFLIKVARCLGKEIQVILK from the coding sequence ATGAGTAAAGCTGGAATAAAGTTTTCAGAAGTAAAAGAACTTTTAATGAAAGATGAAGAATTCAAAACAGAATACGAGAAACTAAAGCCGCGCTATGATATAATTTCTCAAATCATTGAGGCGCGAACAAGCCAAAACATTACCCAGGAAGAATTAGCACTTCGGGTTGGTACTCAGAAGTCCAATATCAGCCGCCTAGAAAGTGGAACGTATAATCCTTCTCTTGACTTTCTAATTAAGGTTGCTCGATGTCTTGGGAAAGAGATACAGGTAATTTTGAAGTAA
- a CDS encoding AraC family transcriptional regulator: MDSWEKINAVQRMQDYIDEHITDPISLHMLAKAAGYSPWHSARIFKELTGKTPFAYIRELRLSRAAIKLRDDNVKIIDVALDFVFDSHEGFTRAFSKQFGMTPQDYCKNKPPLKLFMPRRICDYYLMLQKGVNKMTKNNNTNTVFVQVIERPARKLILKRGVKATHYFEYCEEVGCDVWSMLCSIKEAIYEPIGMWLPENLRKPGTSIYAQGVEVPEDYSGEVPEGFEIIDLPPCKMMVFQGQPYEDDKFQEAIGDLWEAMKNYNPEIYGFRWADEDGPRFQLAPMGYRGYIEARPVRQLNTKSGT; this comes from the coding sequence ATGGATAGTTGGGAAAAGATAAATGCTGTTCAGCGCATGCAGGATTATATTGATGAGCATATTACGGATCCGATATCTCTTCATATGCTTGCAAAAGCTGCAGGATACTCACCCTGGCATTCCGCGAGAATTTTCAAGGAATTGACAGGTAAGACGCCCTTTGCGTACATTCGGGAACTTCGGCTGTCAAGAGCTGCTATCAAGTTAAGGGACGACAATGTGAAAATAATTGATGTAGCGCTTGACTTCGTCTTTGATTCCCACGAAGGCTTTACAAGAGCCTTCTCCAAGCAATTTGGCATGACGCCGCAAGATTATTGCAAAAATAAGCCGCCGTTGAAGCTTTTTATGCCAAGGCGTATCTGTGATTACTACCTCATGTTGCAAAAAGGAGTGAATAAAATGACAAAGAACAACAACACAAACACTGTTTTCGTTCAAGTTATTGAGCGCCCTGCAAGAAAATTGATTTTAAAACGTGGTGTAAAAGCAACCCATTACTTTGAATACTGTGAAGAAGTAGGATGTGATGTTTGGAGCATGCTTTGCAGCATTAAAGAGGCTATTTATGAGCCTATCGGCATGTGGCTGCCTGAAAATTTAAGAAAGCCTGGAACATCCATATATGCCCAGGGTGTAGAAGTGCCGGAGGATTACTCAGGTGAGGTTCCGGAAGGATTTGAAATAATTGACCTTCCACCATGCAAAATGATGGTTTTCCAAGGACAGCCCTATGAGGATGATAAATTCCAGGAGGCGATAGGCGACTTGTGGGAAGCTATGAAGAATTATAATCCTGAGATTTATGGATTCAGATGGGCAGATGAAGATGGCCCCCGGTTCCAGCTTGCACCTATGGGATATAGAGGCTACATTGAAGCAAGGCCGGTAAGGCAGCTTAATACAAAATCTGGAACATAA
- a CDS encoding valine--tRNA ligase: MQKKYDFRLVEKEMQNFWKENSIYSFDPESHSEIYSIDTPPPTVSGSLHIGHIFSYTQAEMIARFKRMQGYNVFYPFGFDDNGLPTERLVEKEEGIIAKDFQRNEFIKKCIATTAKYEKEFKDLWQSLGFSVDWSLQYETINPMVQRISQKSFIKLLQDGKAYMMESPVLWCTECQTSIAQADLESIEKETTFNYVKFKTSGEDLVVATTRPELLYGCVCLFVNPEDDRFGQYIGKSATVPLYNYEIPILADSKVDISKGTGVVMCATFGDSTDAEWYKSHKLPYRKVILPDGTIDKSVPLIGGLEVKRARKEIIRLLEENGLLAETKSITHTVSVHERCGKEIEIIPSKQWYIDILTNKELFLKAADEINWYPKSMKSRYISWVENLKWDWCISRQRYFGVPFPIWYCKSCGKVIIAREDMLPVNPLETKPDGPCSCGCDEFLPESSVLDTWATSSITPQINAKWGEEKDISDRLLPMSLRTQAHEIIRTWAFYTIVKSLYHTGQIPWKDIMVCGFVLAKKGEKISKSKGNSELSPKELIENHSADVIRYWAANSKLGTDTFFSVDDLRIAKRFITKLWNASRFALSHLQDIDINADIELMPVDRWIIERCKQTIVEARSLLEQYEIGSARHKIDEFFWKDLCDYYLEIVKERLYQPEKRGVRERQSAQHALYYCMLNVLKLYAIYVPHITEYIYQSFFRQYEKSISLHRLCWETEEIADHEILVFGEKLKGIVSETRKYKTENALPMNAEMEKIVIATDEKLMELFQQTIDDIKACCHAKIVEISS; the protein is encoded by the coding sequence ATGCAGAAAAAATATGACTTCAGGCTAGTAGAAAAAGAGATGCAGAATTTTTGGAAAGAAAACTCCATTTATAGCTTTGACCCGGAGAGTCATAGCGAAATCTATTCTATTGACACGCCGCCGCCGACTGTTAGTGGCAGCCTGCACATCGGGCACATTTTTTCCTATACGCAGGCGGAAATGATCGCTCGTTTCAAGCGCATGCAGGGTTATAATGTTTTTTATCCCTTTGGCTTTGACGACAACGGTTTGCCAACCGAAAGACTTGTGGAAAAGGAAGAGGGTATTATTGCCAAGGACTTTCAAAGGAATGAGTTTATTAAAAAATGCATCGCAACTACTGCGAAATATGAAAAGGAATTTAAAGATTTATGGCAGTCTCTGGGCTTCTCGGTTGACTGGTCTCTTCAATATGAAACCATCAACCCAATGGTTCAACGAATATCGCAAAAATCCTTCATCAAACTTTTACAGGATGGGAAGGCATATATGATGGAGTCGCCGGTTTTGTGGTGCACCGAATGCCAGACTTCAATAGCTCAGGCTGACTTAGAATCCATTGAAAAGGAAACAACTTTTAATTATGTTAAGTTTAAGACCAGCGGAGAAGATTTAGTGGTTGCCACAACGAGGCCTGAGCTGCTTTATGGCTGCGTTTGCCTTTTTGTAAATCCGGAGGATGATAGATTTGGGCAATATATCGGCAAAAGCGCCACTGTTCCTTTGTACAACTATGAAATCCCCATATTGGCAGACAGCAAAGTTGATATCAGTAAAGGAACAGGTGTGGTTATGTGTGCAACCTTTGGTGACAGCACCGATGCAGAATGGTATAAGTCACATAAGCTGCCGTACAGAAAAGTCATTCTGCCTGACGGCACAATAGATAAAAGTGTTCCTCTGATCGGAGGATTGGAGGTCAAGCGAGCCAGAAAAGAGATCATCAGACTGCTTGAGGAAAATGGACTTTTAGCAGAGACAAAAAGCATAACGCATACTGTTTCCGTACATGAGCGTTGCGGTAAGGAAATAGAGATTATACCCTCAAAACAATGGTATATTGATATTCTTACCAATAAAGAGCTGTTTTTAAAAGCAGCCGATGAAATCAATTGGTATCCGAAAAGCATGAAAAGCAGGTATATATCATGGGTAGAAAATCTCAAATGGGATTGGTGCATATCCCGTCAGCGTTATTTTGGTGTTCCTTTTCCGATATGGTACTGCAAGAGCTGTGGAAAGGTAATAATCGCAAGGGAGGATATGTTACCTGTAAATCCCCTTGAGACAAAACCAGATGGGCCTTGTTCCTGTGGGTGTGATGAGTTTTTGCCTGAAAGCTCGGTATTGGATACATGGGCTACATCGTCCATCACTCCGCAAATAAATGCGAAGTGGGGAGAAGAAAAGGATATTTCAGACAGGCTTTTGCCGATGAGTTTGAGAACACAAGCTCATGAGATCATACGCACATGGGCATTTTATACTATTGTTAAAAGCCTGTATCATACAGGCCAAATTCCCTGGAAGGATATAATGGTTTGCGGTTTTGTTCTCGCTAAAAAGGGAGAAAAGATCAGCAAATCAAAAGGTAATTCCGAGTTATCGCCCAAGGAGCTTATAGAAAATCATTCTGCCGATGTTATAAGGTATTGGGCTGCCAATTCCAAGCTCGGGACGGATACATTTTTCTCTGTTGATGACTTGAGGATAGCCAAAAGGTTTATAACAAAGCTATGGAATGCGTCCAGGTTCGCGCTGTCTCATTTGCAGGATATCGACATCAATGCAGATATCGAGCTGATGCCCGTGGACCGATGGATAATCGAGCGCTGCAAACAGACCATCGTTGAAGCCCGAAGCTTGCTAGAGCAATACGAAATCGGATCAGCGCGCCATAAAATTGACGAATTTTTCTGGAAGGATTTATGCGACTATTATCTTGAAATTGTTAAGGAACGCCTGTATCAGCCTGAGAAACGCGGGGTCAGGGAGCGGCAATCAGCCCAACATGCCTTGTATTATTGCATGCTTAATGTGTTGAAGCTGTATGCTATTTACGTACCGCACATCACCGAATACATTTACCAGAGCTTTTTCAGGCAATATGAGAAAAGCATTTCCTTGCACAGGCTGTGTTGGGAAACTGAAGAGATTGCTGACCATGAAATACTCGTTTTCGGAGAAAAGCTAAAGGGCATTGTTTCGGAAACAAGAAAATACAAGACCGAGAACGCTTTGCCAATGAATGCGGAAATGGAAAAGATTGTTATTGCCACCGATGAAAAATTGATGGAATTATTTCAGCAAACAATAGATGATATAAAAGCTTGCTGCCATGCAAAGATAGTAGAAATTAGCTCATAG
- a CDS encoding cation:proton antiporter yields the protein MLLSLAFIFLCGMALGKVLEKLKMPSLLGMLVTGIVLGPYALNILDPAILNISTELRQIALIIILTRAGLNLDIKDLKKVGRPAILMCFVPACFEIIGMLIFAPMLLGISLLDAAIMGTVVAAVSPAVIVPRMIKLIEGGYGREKSIPQIIMAGASVDDVFVIILFTAFTGLAQGGTITPLSFMTIPTSIAFGLMGGIAIGLLLSAFFSKAHVRDSSKVIIVLSISFLLVTLEHSFTGIIGFSGLLAVMALGATLQQRKYELSKRLSSKFSKLWVGAEVLLFVLVGATVNINYAIKAGPMAIILILCVLVFRMLGVFVCFTKTKLNKKERIFSAFAYVPKATVQAAIGGLPLSMGLACGDIVLTVAVLSILITAPLGAAFIDSTYKRLLSRSDE from the coding sequence ATGCTTTTATCACTTGCATTTATATTCCTTTGTGGAATGGCGCTGGGAAAAGTACTTGAGAAACTAAAGATGCCGAGTTTGCTTGGAATGCTTGTCACAGGCATTGTTCTTGGTCCATACGCACTTAATATATTAGATCCTGCCATCCTAAACATATCTACCGAGCTGAGGCAGATTGCTTTAATAATCATCCTTACACGGGCAGGACTGAATTTGGATATCAAAGACTTGAAGAAAGTCGGACGTCCGGCCATATTAATGTGCTTTGTGCCTGCATGCTTTGAAATTATAGGGATGCTGATATTCGCTCCGATGCTTCTTGGCATATCGCTTTTAGATGCCGCCATCATGGGAACAGTTGTAGCAGCGGTTTCCCCTGCGGTTATCGTTCCAAGAATGATTAAGCTTATAGAAGGCGGATATGGCAGAGAAAAGAGCATTCCTCAAATAATCATGGCAGGAGCTTCCGTTGATGATGTATTTGTAATTATTCTATTTACTGCATTTACTGGATTAGCCCAAGGTGGTACCATCACACCTTTGAGCTTTATGACCATACCCACCTCCATTGCTTTTGGACTCATGGGAGGCATTGCAATAGGTCTTTTGCTGTCCGCCTTCTTTTCAAAGGCACATGTTAGAGATAGCAGCAAGGTAATCATCGTACTATCAATCTCCTTTCTCCTCGTTACTTTGGAGCACAGTTTTACTGGAATAATTGGATTCTCTGGGCTTCTCGCAGTAATGGCGCTGGGGGCTACTCTGCAGCAAAGAAAATATGAGCTTTCAAAACGTTTATCCAGCAAGTTTTCTAAGCTGTGGGTTGGTGCAGAAGTTTTATTGTTTGTCCTTGTAGGAGCTACTGTAAATATAAACTATGCCATAAAAGCAGGACCCATGGCGATTATCCTCATATTATGTGTCTTAGTTTTTCGCATGCTTGGCGTTTTTGTATGCTTCACTAAAACCAAGCTTAATAAGAAAGAGCGGATTTTCTCCGCCTTTGCTTATGTGCCAAAGGCCACAGTACAGGCAGCAATCGGAGGTCTGCCACTGTCTATGGGACTTGCCTGCGGCGATATTGTTTTAACTGTAGCAGTGTTGTCCATTCTAATTACTGCCCCCCTTGGCGCGGCCTTTATTGATTCAACATACAAAAGGTTGCTTTCAAGGAGTGATGAGTAG
- a CDS encoding BlaI/MecI/CopY family transcriptional regulator: MKDYKLAKSEARFADLIWQHEPIGSGELVKLCEREMGWKKSTTYTVLKKLCEKGIFKNENAVVSSMIKKDEFYAKQSRRFVEDIFGGSLPKFLTAFIGEKKLSERQAEELKKLIDEYKEG; this comes from the coding sequence ATGAAGGATTATAAACTTGCAAAAAGTGAAGCAAGATTTGCCGATCTGATTTGGCAGCATGAGCCCATTGGCTCCGGTGAGCTGGTGAAGCTGTGTGAAAGGGAAATGGGCTGGAAGAAATCTACCACATATACAGTCTTAAAAAAGCTGTGCGAGAAAGGTATCTTTAAAAATGAAAATGCAGTTGTATCATCTATGATAAAAAAAGATGAGTTTTACGCAAAGCAAAGCAGGCGATTTGTTGAAGATATCTTCGGAGGTTCATTGCCTAAATTCCTGACAGCTTTTATCGGGGAAAAAAAGCTCAGTGAGCGCCAGGCTGAAGAGCTTAAAAAGCTTATTGACGAGTATAAGG